CGGGCCCGTGGATTGGCGGGCGCAACGATGTCGAGGACTTCGAGTTCATCGGGGAGCGGGTCAGCCAGATGGCCGTCCGAAACGTCTTCGATTTCAATCAAACAGGTGCCACAAATTCCGGTTCGGCAGCCAAATAAAATCGGTGAGTTCCCAACATCCAGATGATCAGCCAGCCACTCGCCTTCCGGCAATGTAACTGGTGGTAACGGGCTTTGGCTATAAGAAATTTCTTTGAAGGGTCGTGATTGATTGGACATTAAATCAGGGTTCAGGGTTCGGGGTTTGGGGTTCAGGGTTCGGGAAAAGGACAAAAGGGACATAAAGGACATAAATTCGAAACCCTGAAACCCGAAACCCGAACCCTTTAAAAGTCTATTTCCCGAAAGAACGCTTTCAACGCCTTTTGGTTGGTCTTCAGATGTTCGGTAATTGAATTGCGGCCCATGATTGTCATTTCGCGGTTGGTCTGGTCAACATATTGCAGGTCAGCCAGGTACTCTTTATACGATTCCATGGCAATTTCACGGCTTTTGGCACTCAGGTGTAAGCCTTCTGATTCTTCAGCAAAACAGCGCCACATCATTTGACGAGCCTCGGCATCAGTCATCGAAAAGAGTGGTGATCGCAAAATCTCATACACGTTCCGAAACAGCGCCGGGTCATACCAGAACAACCCGTTTACCGCCGTTGAGAAATGAAAATGGTCCCGCTGTGTGCCGTGGAGCGTCCGATTGGCAACCCATTTTTCAAATGGAGTTGGATCGGGCAAGGCGGTCAAAACATCATGCGAAATGATCGTCGAACTGTTGAAATGAAACGATTCGTCCAAAAAGTGGAAGTAGCTGATTTGGGCTGGGACCGGTGAGGTTTCCTTCTCAGGTGAACGGGCGTAAAACTGGCTCAATTTGTGTTGAACGAGTTTCCCGTTAAGCGTTCGAACTCCGCGAACGGCAAAATACTGACAGGCAATAAAGGCATTATTTGATGACAGTAACGAATAGGAATTGAGTTGGAGTTGTCGCCAGAAGTCCATCACCCGGTTGCTATTGCGAAACATCATGGTTGCCACATACGGACCTCGCATTGGGTAGGTAAACAACCGTTTGC
This genomic stretch from Acidobacteriota bacterium harbors:
- a CDS encoding (2Fe-2S)-binding protein, which produces MSNQSRPFKEISYSQSPLPPVTLPEGEWLADHLDVGNSPILFGCRTGICGTCLIEIEDVSDGHLADPLPDELEVLDIVAPANPRARLACQLQLTASLKVKYLG
- a CDS encoding P-aminobenzoate N-oxygenase AurF; this encodes MNHTFSHPLTRRSLLDDQKTCRKLELNLRKNRDQDSTQEIDRLAVQFDFKTCQDQYWNPEAFSLLFATPLWESATSEQRIKLNQLYWVAYYSQIISAEIATIFFNQTSAAGLYALEDFRTVCDILDLESAQERAHINAFKTIGEAFELAVFGKRLFTYPMRGPYVATMMFRNSNRVMDFWRQLQLNSYSLLSSNNAFIACQYFAVRGVRTLNGKLVQHKLSQFYARSPEKETSPVPAQISYFHFLDESFHFNSSTIISHDVLTALPDPTPFEKWVANRTLHGTQRDHFHFSTAVNGLFWYDPALFRNVYEILRSPLFSMTDAEARQMMWRCFAEESEGLHLSAKSREIAMESYKEYLADLQYVDQTNREMTIMGRNSITEHLKTNQKALKAFFREIDF